The region actgttccttcaCCTAAGACTTCCTTTTGCATGCGCGTTACTACAACGcgaacaaaccctaaaacccaaagcaacacgttatctccttctactacaggcgagtaagtctccaaaggtcgagcatccggtagattgcgtagtaacgttgttcgtccaaaacccaatccataaccccgtagttagccgaactacggcttgctctgattctcattccagatgagatacgtaggcataagacgcgatgtcttagcgagcacacatccctccaacccataggtcagccgagctacgaagactctgattctcatattcagatgagatacatatgcagtggatgcgacatccgcgcgagtcatcttcatttaaccccttttttagtaaacatcacaagataaactcacaccctttagacaagaactacaaaagtggatcccgtagagtactacggatgcgtaggggtgctaataccttcccttcgcataaccgactcccgaacccaagatttggttgtgaaaccttgtcttttcctttcctcttttcaggtttactttgagtgtttcctttccctcctttgggataaataacgcacggtggcgactcttctgtcattttctttcgccggttgttttttcgcacactgtatttttcaggttgcgacacttaGACAGGGTACTATGTCAGTATCTGTGTATGCCGAAAAGTTTGAAGATATGGCTGCTTACTCCAGGCAGGCCGCATACGCACCTGATGAGAGGTGGAAGATTGATCAGTTTCTGTTTGGTCTAAGGGGTGAAATTTCTCATAGTGTATCTCAAAGGGAATTCACTTCTTATGCTGAATTATTAAGGCAATGTTATGTGGCTGAGAATAGTTTGAAGAAAGTTCAAGAAGAAAGGGATCAGTATAGGAGTGGACAGAGAGACCAAGGGAGGCCAGGTAGCCAGTTTAGGCCTAGATCTCAGGCTTTCAAAGGAAAACAGGTACAACATGCAAGACCTAACCAACCTCCTCAATGTCAAGTGTGTAAGGAGTCTCATTTTGGAAGATGTGCTGGAAGTGGAGTTAGGTGTTTTACTTGTCAGAAGGAGAGACATATGTCTAGGGAATTTCCTCAGAATAAGAATTAGATGCAAGGGAGGAGCACCGATTGAGTTTATACTTTGGATGCAAGGAATGATAAGAGCAACAATGCCTTAATTGTTGGTACGTGTCTCGTCAATAATCATCCTTGTTTTGTATTGTTTGATTGTGGGGCGACACACTCTTTTGTATCAATTCGGTGCATGAAGCGTCTTGGCTTGCAAGAAATTCCCTTGTCTCCTCCTATGGTGGTTACTACTGCCATGGATAATGTGGTTGAGACACcattgatttgtgaaaattgttcgCTCTCGGTGAATGGTAGAAATTTCCAGATTGATCTTATTTATTTACCACTTAAGAAGGTTGATGTGGTTTTGGGGATGGATTGGCTTTCCGCCAATTCGGTGTTTATTGGATGTGAAGATAAGTTGATTATCATTCCATCTAGTGAAATTGCTCCAAAGGATGTGCTAACTACTATCTTGGAAGGTACGATTGGCATGGTTAATTTCTTATTTGAGAATGAAAAGTCAGTTCTCTTGGTTCTTACCACAGAATATAGCGATAATCTGAGTGTTACACAAATCCCTTTTGTTTGTGAATTTCCGGAAGTTTTTCCTGAGCATGTCACCTCTCTTCCTCCTGAAAGGGAAGTGTAATTCTCTATTGATCTAATACCTGGGACGACTCCAATCTCTGTTTCTCCATATCGCATGGCACCACTAAAGTTGAGAGAGTTGAAGAATCAATTGGAAGAGTTGTTAACCAAGCATTTCATCCGACCTAATGTCTCACCATAGGGAGCTCCAGTGTTATTAGTAAAGAATAAGGATGGTAGTATGCGGTTGTGTATTGATTATCTCCATTTGAACAAAGTTAccattaagaacaagtatcctcTGCCAAGGATAGACGATTTGCTAGATCAGTTGAAAGGAGCCTATGTGTTCTCGAAGATTGATCTATGATCGGGCTATCATCAAATAAGATTTAAGAGTTCGGATGTACCAAAGACCGCATTTAGAACCCGATATGGCCATTATGAGTTCCTTGTAATGATGTTTGGTGTAACAAATGCCCCGACTATTTTCATGGACTACATGAATCAGATATTTCAACCTTACCTAGACCAGTTCATGGTGATCTTTATTGATGACATTCTTATTTATTCTCGTACTCCCCAAGAGCACGGAGAGCACTTGAGGATTGATCTATCAGTACTGCAATAGAAGCAACTTTTTGCCAAGTTAAgtaagtgtgaattttggatgAACGAGGTGAAGTTTCTTAGTCATGTGATATCGCAAGGAGGAGTATCAATGGATTCATCTAAAGTTGAAGCAGTTATTAATTAGGAAAGACCGAAGAATGCTTCCCAAGTCCAAAGTTTCTTAGGTTTGGCAGGTTACTATCGAAGGTTTATAAAGGGATTTTCACAAATAGCATTACCCATGACTAGACTTACCCGAAAGGAAATTTCTTTCAAATGGGATTCGGAGTGTGAGAAGAGTTTTATGAGTTTGAAGGAGAAGCTAACAATTGCTCCTATTTTAGTCATCCCTGATCCTAGTAAGCCTTATGAAGTATTTTGCGATGCCTCTAAGAAAGGATTAGGAGGGGTGTTAATGCAGAGTGGTCAGGTTGTAGCTTATGCCTCTCATCAGTTGAAGCCTCATGAAGAGAACTATCCGACTCATGATCTTGAACTAGCTGTTGTTGTCTTTGCATTGAAAGTGTGGcgacattacttgtatggagtacattttgagatgtttagtgatcacaagagtttgaaatacgTATTCGACCAGAAAGAGTTAAAcatgagacaaaggagatggatgaaatatttgaaggactttgattTTGAGCTTAAGTATCAACCGGGGAAGGCGAATAAGGTTGCGGAGGCCTTAAGTCGGAATAAGATACATAAAGCTGAGCTGATGATGTTAGAATACGCATTGTTGGAAAAGTTTCGAGATCTTAATCTTCAGTTTAGTTGGACGCAAGATGGTGTGATAATGGGAAATTTGAATGTTCTTTCTAACCTAAGGGAAGAGATTCGACAAGGACAAATGGTAGATGAGAAGTTGCAAGAGATGTCAATTCAACCAGGTTTCGCTCAGTCGCCGGATGGAGTCATTCTGTTTAATCAAAGGATTTGTGTTCCGAATGATGCCGAGCTGAAAAGAAAAGTTTTGGAGGAAGCTCACAA is a window of Lathyrus oleraceus cultivar Zhongwan6 chromosome 6, CAAS_Psat_ZW6_1.0, whole genome shotgun sequence DNA encoding:
- the LOC127095224 gene encoding uncharacterized protein LOC127095224, with the protein product MKRLGLQEIPLSPPMVVTTAMDNVVETPLICENCSLSVNGRNFQIDLIYLPLKKVDVVLGMDWLSANSVFIGCEDKLIIIPSSEIAPKDVLTTILEGTIGMVNFLFENEKSVLLVLTTEYSDNLSVTQIPFVCEFPEVFPEHVTSLPPEREV